The proteins below come from a single Panicum hallii strain FIL2 chromosome 7, PHallii_v3.1, whole genome shotgun sequence genomic window:
- the LOC112901204 gene encoding zinc finger protein CONSTANS-LIKE 3-like has translation MEGDETSAGGAPAYWGLGARPCDACGAEAARLYCRADAAFLCAGCDARAHGAGSRHARVWLCEVCEHAPAAVTCRADAAALCASCDADIHSANPLARRHERQTVAPFYGALADAPKPFASSVAVPKAADDDGSNEAEAASWLLPEPDHGQKEGATTEVFFADSDPYLDLEFARSMDDIKAIGVQNGPAELDLTGAKLFYSDHSMNHSVSSSEAAVVPDTAAGAAPVVPVVSRGLEREARLMRYREKRKSRRFEKTIRYASRKAYAETRPRIKGRFAKRTPGPGADGEDPLEEHEEEMYSSAAAAVAALMAPGGADADYGVVPTY, from the exons ATGGAGGGTGACGAGACGTCGGCGGGCGGGGCCCCGGCCTACTGGGGCCTGGGCGCGCGGCCCTGCGACGCGTGCGGCGCCGAGGCGGCGCGGCTCTACTGCCGCGCGGACGCGGCGTTCCTCTGCGCCGGGTgcgacgcgcgcgcgcacggcgCCGGGTCGCGCCACGCGCGCGTCTGGCTCTGCGAGGTCTGCGAGcacgcgccggccgccgtcacGTGCCGCGCGGACGCCGCCGCGCTCTGCGCCTCCTGCGACGCCGACATCCACTCCGCCAACCCGCTCGCGCGCCGCCACGAGCGCCAGACCGTAGCGCCCTTCTACGGCGCGCTGGCCGACGCGCCCAAGCCCTTCGCCTCGTCCGTGGCCGTGCCCAAAGCGGCCGACGACGACGGGAGCAacgaggccgaggcggcgtcGTGGCTCCTCCCCGAGCCCGACCACGGGCAGAAGGAAGGCGCCACGACGGAGGTGTTCTTCGCGGACTCCGACCCGTACCTCGACCTCGAATTCGCGCGCTCCATGGACGACATCAAGGCCATCGGCGTCCAGAACGGCCCGGCCGAGCTCGACCTTACCGGCGCCAAGCTCTTCTACTCCGACCACTCCATGAACCACAGC GTGTCATCGTCGGAGGCAGCGGTGGTGCCCGACaccgcggcgggcgcggcgcccGTAGTGCCGGTGGTGAGCAGGGGCCTGGAGCGGGAGGCCCGGCTGATGCGGTACCGGGAGAAGCGCAAGAGCCGGCGGTTCGAGAAGACGATCCGGTACGCGTCCCGCAAGGCGTACGCGGAGACGCGGCCGCGCATCAAGGGCCGGTTCGCCAAGCGCACCCCCGGGCCCGGCGCGGACGGGGAGGACCCGCTGGAGGAGCACGAGGAGGAGATGtactcctccgccgcggccgccgtggCCGCGCTTATGGCCCCCGGTGGCGCCGACGCCGACTACGGCGTCGTGCCCACCTATTGA